The Flavobacterium jumunjinense genome segment ACTCAAAATATACGGGAGATTTAGAAGAATTAGGTTTTGAACAAGAACAAACTGTAGAAGATGGAGGTCAAGCGGTCTATCGAATTGAAATTATAGAAGCCTCTAATAGTTCTTTTGTGGCTCGTGCTACTTCAGTTTCCGATTTAGATGGAGATGGAGCATTCAATACTTGGGAAATCAACGATAAGAAAATGCTTAAAGAAGTAGTAAAAGAATAATGATAGTATTTCCAATTGTTTTATGCATTTGTCTTGCTCTTATTTTTTGGCAAGATTCTAAATTTAGACACATACATGTTGTGTTGCCTGTTTTAGTATTTGCTTGTTCTTATTGTATTACAAATTATTTACAAGGAAACCTTCAGCTAATTGGTATTAATATTTTATTTTTTAGTATCACAATCATTGTGTTAACGCTATATATGAGCCTTAAAAATAAATCCTTTTTAAATCCTTTTCAAAACTATTTTGGCTTGGGCGATTTGTTGTTTTACATCGCTATTACACCTTTGTTTGTATTGTACAATTATGTACTCTTTTTTATAACTTCTTTGCTTTTTGCAATTGTAATGCAATTTGTTTTAAGAAAATGGATTAAAAAAGATGCTGTACCATTAGCGGGACTTTCTGCTTTGTTATTACTCTTTATAATTACAAAAGATATTTTCTTTTCCTTTCAAAAAATCACTTTAATCCGATAATATGGAAGAGATAATTATACCCAACGAAAACTTGCATATTCTTTCTGCAGATTTAGCAAATTATTACAAAGTACTACCCAAGAAAAGTAATTCTGATACTATTATTTTATATTGTCTAGAGAATAAAAACACTACCGAAGTAAAAGAAGAATTAGAGTTGTTATTAGGTAAGAAAGTGAGTTTGCTTTCCTATTCAGAAATCGAAATAAACAAAGCACTTTCTATATATTACCGAAAA includes the following:
- a CDS encoding type IV pilin protein, translating into MKNKTIRYIQHLSKKAYVKAYSLTEILIVLCIIGILLLMVLPNQTSVISQAKAIEAQAMLNQVYGLEKSHFYRYSKYTGDLEELGFEQEQTVEDGGQAVYRIEIIEASNSSFVARATSVSDLDGDGAFNTWEINDKKMLKEVVKE